A window of the Lolium perenne isolate Kyuss_39 chromosome 7, Kyuss_2.0, whole genome shotgun sequence genome harbors these coding sequences:
- the LOC127314449 gene encoding tryptophan synthase beta chain 1, with amino-acid sequence MATSAIRNPSPAAAAAAVVRAPLPSRAVLRMASPSVPARRGASVVAAAAMRPAKAVAAEAPSPVAERVNGAEVAGAGVARPDALGRFGKFGGKYVPETLMHALTELEAAFHALADDRDFQEELDGILKDYVGRESPLYFAERLTEHYKRADGTGPLIYLKREDLNHTGAHKINNAVAQALLAKRLGKKRIIAETGAGQHGVATATVCARFGLECIIYMGAQDMERQALNVFRMKLLGAEVRAVHAGTATLKDATSEAIRDWVTNVETTHYILGSVAGPHPYPMMVREFHKVIGKETRRQAMDKWGGKPDVLVACVGGGSNAMGLFHEFVDDQDVRLIGVEAAGHGVDTDKHAATLTKGEVGVLHGSLSYVLQDADGQVIEPHSISAGLDYPGVGPEHSFLRDIGRAEYDSVTDQEALDAFKRTSRLEGIIPALETSHALAYLEKLCPTLPDGVRVVLNCSGRGDKDVHTASKYLDV; translated from the exons ATGGCCACCTCGGCTATCCGGAACCctagccccgccgccgccgccgccgccgtcgtgcgCGCGCCGCTGCCCTCCCGCGCCGTCCTGCGGATGGCCTCGCCCTCGGTGCCGGCCCGGAGAGGCGCGAGCGTCGTGGCGGCTGCGGCAATGCGGCCGGCCAAGGCGGTCGCGGCGGAGGCGCCCTCCCCCGTGGCGGAGCGGGTGAACGGGGCCGAGGTCGCGGGCGCCGGCGTCGCCAGGCCTGACGCGCTCGGCAGGTTCGGCAAGTTCGGGGGCAAGTACGTGCCCGAGACGCTCATGCACGCGCTCACCGAGCTCGAGGCCGCCTTCCACGCCCTCGCCGACGACCGGGACTTCCAG GAGGAACTCGACGGCATCCTCAAGGATTACGTGGGCCGCGAGAGCCCGCTGTACTTCGCGGAGCGCCTGACGGAGCACTACAAGCGCGCCGATGGCACCGGCCCGCTCATTTACCTGAAGAGGGAGGACCTGAACCACACCGGTGCCCACAAGATCAACAACGCTGTGGCGCAGGCTCTGCTGGCCAAGCGGCTCGGGAAGAAGCGTATTATTGCCGAGACTGGCGCTGGCCAGCATGGAGTTGCCACTGCCACCGTGTGCGCGCGGTTTGGGCTGGAGTGCATCATCTACATGGGTGCGCAGGATATGGAGAGGCAGGCGCTTAACGTTTTCAGGATGAAGCTTCTTGGTGCAGAG GTAAGGGCAGTGCATGCTGGGACTGCAACGCTGAAGGATGCCACGTCGGAGGCCATCCGTGATTGGGTCACTAACGTAGAGACTACACACTACATTTTGGGCTCAGTTGCTGGGCCACACCCATACCCGATGATGGTGAGGGAGTTCCATAAGGTGATCGGCAAGGAGACCCGCAGACAGGCAATGGACAAGTGGGGTGGCAAGCCTGATGTGTTGGTTGCTTGCGTTGGGGGTGGATCAAATGCCATGGGTCTCTTCCATGAGTTTGTTGATGATCAAGATGTAAGACTGATTGGAGTGGAGGCTGCTGGTCATGGTGTAGACACTGACAAACATGCTGCAACATTGACAAAGGGGGAAGTCGGAGTTCTCCATGGATCTCTGAGTTATGTGTTGCAGGATGCCGATGGACAAGTTATTGAACCCCACTCCATCAGTGCTGG GTTGGATTACCCTGGTGTTGGACCTGAGCACAGTTTCTTGAGGGATATTGGACGTGCTGAATATGATAGTGTGACAGATCAGGAAGCATTGGACG CTTTCAAGCGCACCTCTCGGTTGGAGGGCATCATCCCTGCCCTGGAGACGTCCCACGCACTTGCCTACCTTGAGAAGCTCTGCCCGACACTGCCAGATGGTGTTAGGGTGGTGCTGAACTGCAGTGGAAGAGGAGACAAGGATGTTCACACAGCCAGCAAGTACCTTGATGTGTAG